A single region of the Xylanibacillus composti genome encodes:
- a CDS encoding DUF1405 domain-containing protein, with protein sequence MLPNWMRFWRKEWLLNPRSLLLLILINGGGTIYGYIWYSKQLAEVAANKPVWYLPFVPDSPTASLFLTLALIGLLWWPPAVRTSASGAVWAFIEAFAVVTLFKYGIWAVTMIVAGGLQGDILNWQHYMLIVSHLGMVVEALLYARYFTYRWPSLLLVTIWSLWNDGMDYIAGIFPYLPRVLHDDLTAIGWFTVLLGLAGVATAAVLKWRSPTVKSGK encoded by the coding sequence ATGCTGCCAAATTGGATGCGGTTTTGGAGAAAGGAGTGGCTGCTGAACCCTCGCAGTTTGCTGCTTCTGATTCTCATCAATGGAGGAGGGACTATTTACGGCTACATATGGTACAGCAAACAGCTTGCGGAGGTTGCGGCGAACAAGCCCGTCTGGTACTTGCCTTTTGTGCCTGACAGTCCTACAGCAAGCTTGTTTCTGACGCTGGCCTTGATTGGTTTGCTATGGTGGCCGCCAGCTGTAAGAACATCTGCCAGCGGCGCAGTGTGGGCGTTTATCGAGGCATTTGCCGTCGTGACTTTGTTTAAGTATGGCATTTGGGCCGTCACTATGATCGTGGCGGGCGGCTTGCAGGGCGATATATTGAATTGGCAGCATTATATGCTGATTGTTTCCCATCTCGGCATGGTAGTGGAGGCGCTGCTTTATGCAAGGTATTTTACATATCGATGGCCATCACTGCTCCTCGTTACGATCTGGTCGCTCTGGAACGATGGCATGGACTACATTGCGGGGATTTTCCCGTACTTGCCGAGGGTGCTGCATGATGATTTGACTGCGATCGGCTGGTTCACCGTACTGCTTGGCTTGGCTGGCGTAGCAACCGCAGCCGTACTAAAATGGCGATCACCGACAGTCAAAAGCGGAAAATAG
- a CDS encoding sporulation protein YpjB: MQSTIRLKPQLQWLFPLTACLWIILLLGGCSAGEALPSIRVQELPEDTRLALQQLSQSSEKLYQAMKADDPVQARVQLESIARQFPALSLDGVIPAEGMEAVYVALGEARRTFNAAQFDPQKGLREAAKIRLLFDALSQPKHAMWKAYYKPMEDNARLMHQAAEEHHEQALRSAYEEFAGRYEMIKPSLAITHSPQMIAKADSMLVFLQARVDRNTPAYDEIVAVDKDLRQLLRELFGREASSADMPVYSPSLPINPVLYWGAAIGSFIITVLTFVGYRRYRYEKERPPAVRQNTDRE; encoded by the coding sequence GTGCAATCCACAATACGCTTGAAGCCGCAGCTGCAATGGTTATTTCCTTTAACGGCATGTTTATGGATTATTTTGCTGCTGGGGGGATGTTCGGCAGGGGAAGCGTTGCCTTCTATACGGGTACAGGAACTGCCGGAAGACACCAGGCTGGCGCTTCAGCAGCTAAGCCAGTCATCGGAAAAGCTGTATCAGGCAATGAAAGCGGACGATCCTGTACAAGCACGCGTTCAGCTTGAGAGTATTGCCCGTCAATTTCCCGCCCTGTCGCTGGACGGGGTGATACCGGCAGAAGGGATGGAGGCCGTCTATGTCGCGCTGGGGGAAGCAAGGAGAACGTTCAATGCGGCTCAATTCGATCCGCAAAAAGGTTTGCGTGAGGCAGCGAAAATCCGGTTGCTCTTTGATGCGTTGTCCCAGCCCAAACATGCCATGTGGAAAGCTTACTACAAGCCGATGGAAGACAACGCCAGGCTGATGCACCAAGCGGCAGAAGAACATCATGAACAGGCGCTGCGTTCCGCTTATGAGGAGTTTGCGGGCCGCTACGAGATGATCAAGCCGAGTTTGGCCATCACCCATTCCCCCCAGATGATCGCAAAGGCGGACTCGATGCTCGTCTTCTTGCAAGCCCGTGTGGACCGCAATACGCCCGCCTACGACGAGATCGTTGCTGTGGACAAGGATCTGCGGCAGCTGCTGCGCGAGCTGTTCGGCCGCGAAGCTTCCTCGGCTGACATGCCTGTATATTCGCCTTCACTGCCGATTAATCCCGTCTTGTACTGGGGGGCGGCGATTGGTTCGTTTATTATTACGGTTCTGACTTTCGTCGGATACCGGCGCTATCGCTATGAGAAGGAACGGCCGCCGGCCGTGAGACAGAATACAGACCGGGAATGA
- a CDS encoding YitT family protein, with protein MLAGTAIYAFGIHFFLIPNQFMEGGLTGIALLLNYTLDIPPSYTTLILNIPLFYVGWRYFGGRTMLYTVVCTIALSVFLWLMERCIRLGWIVPFQTEHDFFLATLYAGVTIGTGLGLVFRFGGTTGGVDIIARIVNKKRGLSMGQIILMIDVLVIGSSYFYIAGEMILYTLVMVFISSRIIDFIQEGAYAAKAFTIITDHPEEISKKIGQELDRGATLFHAKGSYTKQAKEVVYCVVYRNEVRRMRILVRAIDPRAFMIVHDVQDVMGEGFKPE; from the coding sequence ATGCTTGCCGGTACAGCCATCTATGCCTTCGGCATTCATTTCTTCTTAATTCCGAATCAGTTCATGGAAGGAGGACTCACGGGAATTGCCCTGCTGCTGAACTACACCTTGGACATACCGCCATCCTATACGACGCTCATTCTGAACATTCCTCTCTTTTATGTGGGGTGGCGGTATTTCGGCGGCAGAACCATGCTCTATACAGTTGTCTGCACGATTGCGCTGTCGGTCTTCCTGTGGCTGATGGAGAGATGTATACGCCTGGGATGGATTGTCCCATTTCAGACGGAACATGACTTCTTTCTGGCTACCTTGTACGCAGGCGTTACCATTGGGACAGGTCTGGGCCTCGTCTTTCGTTTCGGCGGCACAACCGGCGGCGTTGATATTATTGCCCGCATCGTCAACAAGAAGCGCGGTCTCAGCATGGGGCAGATCATCCTGATGATCGACGTGCTTGTCATCGGCTCTTCCTACTTTTATATTGCAGGCGAGATGATCCTTTATACTTTGGTCATGGTGTTCATCTCCTCGCGCATCATTGACTTTATTCAGGAAGGGGCTTATGCGGCCAAGGCCTTTACGATCATTACCGATCACCCCGAAGAGATCAGCAAGAAGATCGGGCAAGAGCTTGACCGGGGCGCCACGCTGTTCCATGCGAAAGGCAGTTATACGAAGCAGGCCAAGGAGGTGGTCTACTGCGTCGTATATCGCAACGAAGTGCGCCGCATGCGCATACTCGTACGGGCCATTGATCCCCGCGCTTTCATGATCGTGCATGATGTGCAGGATGTGATGGGCGAAGGCTTCAAACCGGAATGA
- a CDS encoding nucleotide pyrophosphohydrolase: MAEKSLQDMQKEVDAYISQFKEGYFSPLALVARMAEEVGELAREINHHYGEKPKKASEGEGSIELELGDILFITICFANSLGIDLTEAHNKVMEKFQTRDADRWTKVNTDQ; the protein is encoded by the coding sequence ATGGCGGAGAAATCGTTGCAAGACATGCAAAAGGAAGTGGATGCGTACATATCCCAGTTCAAGGAGGGCTATTTCAGTCCGCTTGCGCTTGTGGCGCGCATGGCCGAGGAAGTAGGCGAGCTCGCCAGGGAGATCAACCATCATTATGGCGAAAAACCGAAGAAGGCATCCGAAGGCGAAGGCTCGATTGAGCTGGAGCTCGGCGATATTTTGTTTATTACGATCTGTTTTGCCAATTCGTTAGGGATTGATTTGACGGAAGCGCACAATAAGGTCATGGAGAAATTCCAAACCCGCGATGCGGACAGGTGGACCAAAGTGAACACCGATCAATAA
- a CDS encoding tetratricopeptide repeat protein: protein MERNRNIQKAYESILHHDFEQAIQFFEEAIRQDPMNAEYHHKLSITFARSGKLDAALQAARRAHWLDHTQKTYKYHLEHLESLDCIRQAEACMARGKSQAFTAIGYLKQAVQLDPLAVEAYLLMGMAYADLGEFEHAVSSIKEALKLNPHLDSAKELLIKYSQNLHRTFHDKG from the coding sequence ATGGAACGCAATCGCAATATCCAAAAAGCGTATGAATCTATCCTGCATCACGATTTTGAACAGGCGATTCAATTTTTCGAGGAAGCCATTCGCCAGGATCCGATGAATGCGGAATATCACCACAAACTTTCCATTACGTTCGCGCGAAGCGGCAAGCTGGATGCGGCGCTGCAAGCAGCGCGCAGAGCGCACTGGTTGGACCATACGCAAAAAACGTATAAATATCATCTGGAGCATCTTGAATCACTGGATTGCATCAGACAGGCTGAAGCATGCATGGCAAGAGGAAAATCCCAAGCTTTCACTGCAATCGGCTATCTCAAGCAAGCCGTTCAGCTTGATCCGTTGGCGGTGGAGGCGTATTTGCTAATGGGCATGGCTTATGCCGATTTGGGCGAATTCGAGCATGCGGTATCCAGTATTAAGGAAGCCTTGAAACTCAATCCCCATTTAGACAGCGCCAAGGAGCTATTGATCAAGTATTCGCAGAACCTGCATCGTACATTTCATGACAAAGGATAA
- the dapB gene encoding 4-hydroxy-tetrahydrodipicolinate reductase: MENNPIKVAVSGAGGRMGKEVVKMVLADPELQLVAAIDAREAQDAGILAGAEPCGVAVQTDLELALMESGAQVLVDFTTPQAVMNNITTAIRAGVRPVVGTTGFAPEDIEALDKLCRDKGIGGIIAPNFSIGAILMMKFAAMASKYMPDVEIIEYHGDQKLDAPSGTAVKTAELISEVRKEHKQGNPNEHETIEGSRGGYYNGFRIHSVRLPGVFAQQEVIFGGHGQTLKIRHDSYERAGYMPGVNVAVKKVLDLTGIVYGFEHFID; encoded by the coding sequence ATGGAAAACAATCCGATAAAGGTTGCCGTATCCGGAGCAGGCGGCCGCATGGGCAAGGAAGTTGTGAAGATGGTGCTGGCCGACCCGGAGCTTCAGCTCGTAGCGGCCATTGACGCCAGGGAGGCACAGGACGCCGGCATTCTTGCAGGCGCAGAGCCATGCGGCGTAGCCGTGCAGACAGATTTGGAGCTGGCGCTCATGGAGTCGGGCGCACAAGTACTGGTCGATTTCACTACACCCCAAGCGGTCATGAACAATATTACGACAGCCATTCGGGCCGGCGTTAGGCCGGTTGTCGGCACGACCGGGTTTGCGCCGGAGGATATTGAAGCATTGGACAAGCTTTGCCGGGACAAAGGCATCGGCGGAATCATTGCTCCTAACTTCTCGATTGGCGCCATATTAATGATGAAATTTGCCGCAATGGCGTCCAAGTATATGCCGGATGTGGAGATTATCGAATACCACGGCGACCAGAAGCTGGACGCCCCGTCCGGCACGGCGGTCAAAACAGCCGAACTGATTTCGGAGGTGCGCAAGGAGCATAAGCAAGGCAACCCGAATGAGCATGAAACGATCGAAGGCTCGCGCGGCGGCTACTATAACGGCTTTCGTATCCATAGCGTACGGCTTCCGGGTGTGTTCGCCCAGCAGGAGGTTATTTTTGGCGGACATGGCCAAACTCTCAAGATTCGTCACGATTCTTATGAGCGCGCCGGCTACATGCCTGGCGTCAATGTGGCCGTCAAGAAAGTGTTGGATTTGACGGGCATCGTATACGGCTTTGAGCATTTCATCGATTGA
- a CDS encoding methylglyoxal synthase, translating into MLNIALIAHDRKKEEMVNFAIAYEHVFAQHRLYATGTTGQRIMEQTKLTITRFMSGPLGGDQQIGALVATNEMDLIVFLRDPLMAQPHEPDIIALLRLADVQGIPVATNIATGELLVKAIERGDFAWRELVHKYKPGAV; encoded by the coding sequence ATGTTGAACATTGCATTGATCGCGCATGATCGGAAGAAAGAAGAAATGGTGAATTTCGCCATTGCCTATGAACACGTATTTGCACAGCACCGGCTGTATGCGACAGGTACAACCGGTCAGCGCATTATGGAGCAGACTAAGTTGACTATCACGCGATTCATGTCCGGGCCGCTCGGCGGCGATCAGCAAATCGGCGCGCTCGTAGCGACGAATGAGATGGATTTGATCGTCTTTTTGCGCGATCCTCTGATGGCTCAGCCGCACGAGCCCGATATTATAGCTCTTTTGAGGCTTGCGGATGTACAGGGGATACCGGTGGCGACCAATATTGCGACAGGCGAGCTGCTTGTGAAGGCGATCGAGCGGGGCGATTTCGCTTGGCGGGAATTGGTACATAAATACAAACCGGGGGCCGTATAA
- the bshB1 gene encoding bacillithiol biosynthesis deacetylase BshB1, which produces MSQALDVLIFGAHPDDAEIGMGGTIRKLVEQGKRVGIVDLTRAEMSSNGTVEIRLQEAVEASAILGLAVRDNLELPDRGLTGAADQIAKLVRTIRFYKPQTVLAPYWEDRHPDHVQCSKLVQEAVFNAKLRRYMPEQAAWTANSLYFYFINDIAKPDFIVDVSAVYPAKLNALKAYRSQFTAPSEDADYVETPLNRGYVERVEARDKALGQSHSIGYAEGFVTRIPLVLDTL; this is translated from the coding sequence ATGTCACAAGCATTGGATGTTCTGATATTTGGCGCTCATCCCGATGATGCAGAGATCGGGATGGGCGGTACGATTCGCAAACTGGTTGAGCAGGGCAAGCGGGTAGGGATTGTAGACCTGACCCGTGCGGAGATGTCCTCGAACGGGACGGTGGAGATTCGTTTGCAGGAAGCGGTTGAGGCATCTGCGATACTTGGCTTGGCTGTGCGGGATAATTTGGAGCTTCCGGACAGGGGATTGACCGGTGCTGCTGATCAGATTGCGAAGCTGGTGCGGACGATTCGCTTCTATAAGCCGCAAACCGTACTCGCGCCGTATTGGGAGGACCGCCATCCCGACCATGTGCAATGCAGCAAGCTGGTGCAGGAGGCGGTGTTCAACGCCAAACTGCGGAGATATATGCCGGAACAGGCTGCGTGGACGGCGAATTCGTTATATTTTTACTTTATTAACGATATAGCCAAACCGGATTTCATCGTGGATGTGAGTGCGGTTTATCCGGCCAAACTGAATGCGCTGAAAGCTTATCGCAGCCAGTTTACCGCACCGTCGGAGGATGCGGATTATGTAGAAACGCCATTGAACCGGGGGTACGTCGAAAGAGTGGAAGCACGCGACAAAGCCCTGGGGCAATCGCATTCCATCGGGTACGCGGAGGGATTCGTTACGCGAATTCCGCTAGTACTAGATACCTTGTAA
- the bshA gene encoding N-acetyl-alpha-D-glucosaminyl L-malate synthase BshA, whose protein sequence is MGDRLKIGITCYPTLGGSGVVATELGKILAERGHQVHFITHSMPFRLGKYQKNIFYHEVEVSDYYVFKYPPYDLSLASKLAQVAKMQELDLLHVHYALPHAVCALLAKQMVGEHLKVVTTLHGTDITILAQEESLNDLIRMAINQSDAVTAVSEDLIKETRTALHIERPIDLAYNFVDKRVYYPRDCSMYRSEFAAPGEKILMHISNFRPVKRVLDVVDVFHKVNKSTPSKLIFVGEGPELPKVQCKVKELGIADRVIFLGKQNDVAQVISMADLLLLPSEKESFGLVALEAMACGVPTIGSNAGGIPELVRHGETGFLAEIGNTEAMAGFAVKLLSDPAMYRDFRDACLHRARTEFCNDRITDDYEKIYYRVLNRNWHPIEVTKA, encoded by the coding sequence ATGGGGGACCGGCTGAAGATTGGCATTACTTGTTATCCGACCTTGGGCGGTTCGGGCGTAGTGGCAACAGAGCTTGGCAAAATTCTTGCTGAACGGGGCCATCAGGTGCACTTCATCACGCACAGCATGCCATTTCGCCTTGGAAAGTATCAGAAAAACATTTTTTATCACGAAGTAGAAGTAAGCGACTACTATGTGTTCAAATATCCGCCCTACGATTTATCTCTCGCCAGCAAGCTGGCCCAGGTTGCCAAGATGCAGGAGCTCGACCTGCTGCATGTGCACTATGCGTTGCCGCATGCCGTGTGCGCGCTGCTTGCCAAGCAAATGGTTGGGGAGCATCTGAAGGTTGTTACAACGCTGCACGGTACAGATATAACAATTCTGGCGCAAGAGGAGTCGCTGAACGATCTGATCCGCATGGCGATCAATCAAAGCGACGCTGTCACAGCGGTATCGGAAGATCTGATCAAGGAGACTCGAACGGCTTTGCATATTGAGAGGCCGATTGATCTGGCGTACAATTTCGTCGACAAGCGGGTGTACTATCCGCGCGACTGCTCGATGTACCGCTCGGAGTTTGCTGCCCCCGGCGAGAAGATCCTGATGCATATCTCCAATTTCCGCCCCGTTAAACGAGTGCTGGATGTCGTGGATGTGTTCCACAAGGTGAACAAAAGTACGCCTTCTAAGCTTATCTTTGTCGGCGAAGGACCTGAACTGCCGAAGGTGCAGTGCAAGGTGAAGGAGCTTGGCATCGCGGATCGCGTCATTTTTCTCGGCAAGCAGAATGACGTGGCGCAGGTGATCTCCATGGCCGATCTGCTGCTGCTGCCGTCGGAAAAGGAAAGCTTCGGGCTCGTAGCATTGGAGGCGATGGCCTGCGGCGTGCCGACAATTGGCAGCAATGCGGGAGGCATTCCCGAGCTGGTTCGCCACGGGGAGACCGGATTTTTGGCCGAGATCGGAAATACAGAGGCGATGGCCGGATTTGCCGTGAAGCTGCTGTCCGACCCTGCGATGTACCGAGATTTTCGTGATGCATGCTTGCACCGGGCAAGGACGGAATTCTGCAATGACCGGATTACGGACGACTACGAGAAAATTTATTATCGGGTGCTCAATCGAAATTGGCATCCCATTGAGGTGACAAAGGCTTGA